TAGAACAGTTAATAGcttcctgtgttttcttattaCAAACATGGAATGATACTTAGAATCTGAGCCACATTGTTAAAATTAAGTCAATTAATGCAGATCAGtttgtggtttgttgttttttttcatgtagcACCTCTACAAGTTTAATGCACTCTCTCCGTTCGTCCACCTCTAACACGgacatcagccaatcacaagtcAAGACTTTGGGGCTGCTGCAGCTGGGTTGGCCACTCATACGCTGTGTTTATCTCTCTCCTGGAGACACCTGTCAGGTTCCTAAGCCAGGAACACACCACAAgatataaaatgaaacattgagCTAGTTGGGTCTGGTCAGACTGAGTCAGATGGCCTTGGCCAGCTGGAATCTGGACAAATCTGAATATGAGCCCACGCTCTGAGCTGCTTATCAACCGACGAGTGTTTACACAGTGTTGTCTGTTGGCTCTCAGCTTTAGTCTTTTTCATTGTAAGCTTAAACGTTCTTTGTCCATGAACGTCTTCAGTACAACCAGTTTCGTCCCCGTGAAAAACAAGCATCAGTAATTACATTCCTAAAAAGATTATTCTAAATTGGACATTTAGCTTATTGAGTACTTTTACGAACTTGTGTGTGACAATGAAGTGAATCCATTCAAAAGTCAGAAAACCAGATGACAAAATACAGCATGAGAAAAGTAAAGGAACAGCAAAGTGtacaagagaaagaaatgatgttcagaaagaagaatttTTTCCGGTGCAGTAGATTATAAGTAGATTGATAAAGATTAAATGATACTGTGCTACTTATACAGTTTCAGTGAATcagttttcctttatttatttatccccgaggggaaattctttactGAAATGATGACAGGAAACATTTGAGGCCAGGAATCTGGTCCAACTCAAACAGGATGAAAAAGGCTCTTGTTGTGGGATAAGGCAATGTGGCATCAAGGTGAAATATTCTTATCCAACGCTCACTTCTGTTTCCACTCCGTTTTCCCCCTCACCGTCCAAAATATCCTTATAAGGATTTTATTCCGGTGCAGCCGatgctttaaaatgtgatgcagcGGCGATCACTGCATTTCTATCGCCTCAGGGGTGGCAGTAAGTATCATTCATACATCTTCACCCAAACTGTTTTAAACGCTCTTCTCAGGTTTCTGACGACAGGAAAACGAAGCCACTGATTAGATGGTTGGATGTTCTGCTGGTTTTCTTGCTGCAGGTTATTTGTTGACATGGAAGTAAAGTGCATTCTGGGACTTGTGGTCCTGCTGGCTGTGTCAGCTTgggctgaggaggaggtgagttTTACTCCAAATATACAACATATGCACCGTTTCTTCTCTTAcaaacatttactcaagtgctgtactttATTTTAGTCATTCCACTTTCCTGCTACTTCATACTTGCTTACTTGAAGAAAAGTAAAGAGAAGTAAAGTAAAGAGTGTTTTTACACTGtagtattgctacttttacttaagtgagTGATCCAGCTCTGGTCCAGCACTGATTAGaagtatataataataataataataaagatttcttagtttaatttgttttccttcctcctttttgtCTTCATATGTAACATCTGGAAATCCCCCGATCCTGTAAGTTTGCTGTCTTTTATGTTTCAAACACAATCCTGAGTGGTGTCAGCTGAAAATAACATGCACCATATGATATTAATGCTAAAAACATTGAACATCTCAACTGATTTCCTGTAGGTCGTTAAGCCTCTGCCAGCTTCAGTGCGGATTGAGAGAGTCAACAGGGATATCGGTAAGGATTTTTATAAAGTTTAGCTCAGGTTTTAACCAAAAAGgagctgttttttatttgaaatatgtgaatgtgtttttcatgtttaatttgttCGGAtactaaaatctaaaaatgtttgAGCCCAATCTATGAAATGTCCACCCTGTGTTTTTGTAGTCAGGAGATCACATTCTTAATCCTCAGATTCAGTCAAATCTTATTGACTGAATGACTCAGTAAAATGTTTTCCCCCCGTGTGCTGCAGTCCGTTCTCCTCTCGAGCCCTACGTAGAGGACGACATCGCCTACGACTTTCAGGATCAGAGAAACGCTGACCCCTGCACGTCCTCTAACTGCAAGTGGCCCAAGTCCTCCGACGGGAAGGTCTACGTCCCCTACATCCTCTCCAGCGCGTTCTGTGAGTTTCTCATACTGTCACTCTTAAAGGTCCAATCTGAGATTAAACCAGGAAGTGGAAGTGAATCCACAGACAgcaactgtttgtgtgtttcccaGCAGCACATTGAAAATGAAGGCTCATTTATGAACGTCAGTTGTAAGCAAATCTCTAAGAATacacaacagcaataaaacaataaaacatagaTTTATTCTGTCATTGACTTTGCAGTCCCAGATATCATGCTGTCTTTGGCGCATCTTCATTCCTCAGATGTTTGAGCTGCAGTCAAGCCGTTTTAACCCTCTTAAATTAACTTGCAAACACCTGGTTGTCCATTTGAGGCACTTAATTCAATGAATAAAACTAACACATAAAGCtataaaagacagagaaaagacatcAACACTTTCATCCTTAGCCTTTCTTCCTGTATGTATAGCAATCAATTTTCATCCGCCATCTTGGTTAGTGAAGACTCACGAACcagtgcagagaggaaaagtttGGCCACACTAACAACAGGAAAAGATACAAACAAATGGACATGATGGCGGCTTTTGTGAAGCTTCTCGACAGCAGCTGTCCAGCTGTGtgtcaaaacaaatgacagcagaaTCCAAAGCGCCCACTGACACTGTGTAAAAGAATCATACGTATTGTCATTATAAAATGTCTTTTAGATTTTGTACATTTGGTCTCACAGGATCATGTTGGTCCGTCATCGAGCGCGGCCTGCAGTCCTTCCACAGTGTCTCTTGCATCCGCTTTGTGAGACGAACCAACCAGAGAGACTACCTGAACATCCAGTCCCTTAACGGGTCAGCGTGTATTCCAGGACGTGCAGAAAACACTCTGCATGTCATCCTGATTTGTTGTGGATTGCTTGTAGCAACCAAGCCAGAATATCCAGGATacaagcagcactcagctgtcagtcatgacgtTTCACCTGCTTGTTATCGCATCAAATAGctaattaaaactgaacagaaaattgaacacttgaacaaacaccAGCGTGATAAGAGCTagctaaaatgacaaaaaccacctttgggaaacatttatttgacttgtactttgagtttttattttggctcatatcccatctgctaacatgaatGGGAGGattttatgagctgtactgcaaCCAGCCACCAGAGGGCGATACAGATGAAACGACATAATCAACCATGCTGTCCTGAATTGTCACAGGTGCTACTCCTACATTGGTCGCCGTGGCAACGGGCAGGCCTTGTCCCTGCAGCGCTCGGGCTGTGTTTACCACGACACCGTCCAGCACGAGGTGCTCCACGCTCTGGGCTTCCACCACGAGCAGAAACGCTCTGACCGCGACCAGTACATCCGTGTGCTGCTGGAGAACGTCACCTCTGGTTTGtgatttaataatttaatcacTCATTTGAAATGCTTTAATTTTGTGTACGAGGGGTGATTGATAAGTCAGTGGCCTAAGGATGGCAGCATCAGAATTAAACTGGAAATTTGCTTGTGATTAAAATACTATGTTTTGATCGTGTTTTGCTGCTCCCTAGCGATGATAATGTGAGCCCCACGTTCCACTTAGCTCATACGTGAATAATGAAAGCTGTTCTGTTTTCACCTCTTTAGGAATGGAGCACAACTTTGACAAAGTCAACACTCTGAACCAGGGAACCTCCTACGACTACGGCTCCGTCATGCACTACTCCAAGTAGGCCACACACTGTGATGGAGAACATTTCAAAAGCAAGCAAGAAATTTGatccaggaagtccagtttCGGTCACAGATTTAGATATTCAAAGAGCATCAGCTCTcactcattgtttttttcttgtgctttcAGGTATGCTTTCTCGAAGAACAACCAGCCCACCATGGTGGCCATCCCCAACTCCAGTGTCCAGTTTGGTACGGCCACCGAGATGAGCCAGAAGGACATCCTGAGGCTGAACAAGCTGTACCAGTGCTGAACAGGTGAACGCGTCCTTTCTTCACTTTCTCGTTGTCTTCATGTTGATCTGTGTGGTTTTTTCCATTGGTGCAGCAGCCAAATGAAAGATTAATCTTCCTGCTTTTGACTCCTCTATGCAAATACGCTCATTAGATTAAGTAAATATGTGTATAAGTCAAACTTTGTTTATCCTTCTCTTATTAAACAGGTGTCAATGAGACGCCGCAGCACTTCAGAAAGAGAGTCCTCATCATCTTCTCTGTGTCAacaataaattcaaaatgatttaATGAGCATCAATAAAAGTGGCATAAAGCtcatttcagtttcactctTTTACTTGTGTATTTGCTTGGCGTCCCCACCAAAAGCAATCGATCACTTATCAGTACAACAGAGCAGGGGATCATGACTCGTAGTCTTCAAAACAGCTTATCGTAC
This is a stretch of genomic DNA from Scatophagus argus isolate fScaArg1 chromosome 7, fScaArg1.pri, whole genome shotgun sequence. It encodes these proteins:
- the LOC124061959 gene encoding hatching enzyme 1.2-like: MEVKCILGLVVLLAVSAWAEEEPLPASVRIERVNRDIVRSPLEPYVEDDIAYDFQDQRNADPCTSSNCKWPKSSDGKVYVPYILSSAFCTFGLTGSCWSVIERGLQSFHSVSCIRFVRRTNQRDYLNIQSLNGCYSYIGRRGNGQALSLQRSGCVYHDTVQHEVLHALGFHHEQKRSDRDQYIRVLLENVTSGMEHNFDKVNTLNQGTSYDYGSVMHYSKYAFSKNNQPTMVAIPNSSVQFGTATEMSQKDILRLNKLYQC